One genomic region from Athalia rosae chromosome 3, iyAthRosa1.1, whole genome shotgun sequence encodes:
- the LOC125500287 gene encoding uncharacterized protein LOC125500287: protein MHAFRAFLLVVVILVGASEGLFVKKLLLKKAAAVKVGFLADVKAAALKFKAGAALKKDAILGGFKAIGKAKLGIIGGIKAAKLKVLGGIAAAKLAKLAAIKAGKLAFVKTLAAVKLAPLVAKKLAAGAVIGKGAAIGGGLLKKGELPIPKKESGNPILDGVTGLIGAASPFLGGGNGANPLGSLGSLVLGGITSAQENNQKLDLASLLGNVGGLSALIPQPGKPNINIQTYQVNPPIQSYVQHAPLPPVTSYGVPVPYYGPPATSYGVPQY, encoded by the exons ATGCACGCGTTCAGGGCATTCCTACTTGTG gtggTGATTCTCGTTGGGGCATCGGAAGGTCTATTCGTGAAGAAGCTTCTGTTGAAAAAAGCTGCGGCGGTTAAGGTCGGTTTTTTGGCTGACGTGAAAGCGGCGGCGCTGAAATTCAAGGCGGGAGCGGCTCTGAAGAAGGATGCGATTCTCGGTGGTTTCAAGGCAATCGGAAAAGCAAAATTGGGAATAATCGGCGGTATCAAAGCGGCGAAGTTGAAAGTTTTGGGGGGTATAGCGGCCGCGAAATTGGCAAAACTTGCCGCGATCAAGGCCGGTAAACTCGCGTTCGTCAAGACCTTGGCAGCTGTCAAATTGGCGCCCCTCGTAGCTAAGAAATTGGCGGCGGGTGCGGTAATCGGAAAGGGCGCCGCCATCGGCGGAGGACTTCTCAAAAAAGGAGAACTACCGATCCCAAAGAAAGAATCCGGAAACCCGATCCTCGACGGAGTCACCGGACTTATCGGAGCTGCCTCACCTTTCCTCGGCGGCGGGAACGGCGCCAACCCCCTCGGCTCTCTGGGCAGTTTGGTACTCGGGGGAATAACGTCGGCCCAAGAAAACAACCAGAAACTTGACCTCGCCAGTCTCCTCGGCAACGTGGGAGGACTTTCAGCGTTGATACCTCAGCCTGGAAAGCCAAATATCAACATTCAAACTTATCAGGTCAACCCGCCGATCCAATCTTACGTGCAACACGCTCCTCTACCACCTGTAACCAGCTACGGAGTTCCTGTACCTTATTACGGACCACCTGCCACAAGTTACGGAGTCCCACAGTattag